CCTGCCCTTTACACTGTGCTGGCTCATAAGGGATATTTTTCCAAGGACCTGTTATGGACCTTACGAAAATTCGGCAGCCCCCTGCAGGGGCACCCGCAGATGGGCCTGGCCGGTGTGGAGATATCGAGCGGTTCTCTCGGCCAAGGTTTATCGATAGCCGACGGTATCGCGCTCGCTTCGCGTATGGATGGACTTGATATAAGGGTATATTGTTTAATGGGCGACGGCGAAACTAACGAGGGCCAGATCTGGGAAGCCGCGATGACAGCCGCTCACTACAAACTTGATAATATATGCGGTATAATAGATTATAATAAACTGCAGATAGACGGTTTCTGCTGCGATATAAAAGACCCTGGCGCGTATAAACACAAATGGCAGGACTTCGGCTGGAACGCTATAGAAACAAACGGCCATGATATTAAGAGCTTGATGGATGCCTTTGATGAAGCGGAAAAAACGAAGGGAAAGCCCACGATGATAATAGCGCACACTGTAAAGGGCAAGGGCGTCTCTTTCATCGAGAATAAGGCGGAATGGCACGGGATCGCTCCTAACAAAGAAGAGTACGAGAGGGCGGTCCTGGAATTGGATAAGGCTTTAAAACAGTTAAAATAAGCGTACACTACTTCCGGAGGTTATGATGAAATATTTCGTTACGATAGAGCTTTTGTTGTATCTGGCCATTTTATTGACGCTCGGGGGAGGGCTTATCTTTTCCCGCAAATTCAGGATGCTATTTAAGTTCAACTGGGCCAAATACGCGATAATAATAGCTGTATATGCTTTAGTCAGGCTCGCCGTATGGGGAATGATGTCTCTCGAGTCATTCTACATGAAGCTCACCCTGGCTCAGCTCCCGATGCAGATATTGCTGGTCGGGGTGAACGCCGCTATATTCGTCTACTTTTATTCAACGGTCCTGGGAAGAGGTTTCTCCAAGAGCGGCAAGAAGTCCAGCATCAGAGGCGAGTTGGTCAATGTTAAATGGTCCGACGTTATAGGGATGGATAACGTTAAGGCTGAAGCAAGAGAGGTTGTAGAGCTGATCAAAGACCGGACGCGCGTTAAAAAGATAGGCGGCAAGATCCTGCGGGGCATTCTCATGCTGGGGCCCCCGGGCTGCGGCAAGACCTATCTGGCAAAGGCCGTCGCGACGGAGACGGGACTGCCGTTCCTGGCGATGTCCGGAAGCGAATTCGTCGAGGTCTTCGTCGGAGTCGGCGCGTCAAGAGTGAGGGAGCTATTTAAGAAAGCGCGTGAGCTGGCTTACGGTAATGGCGGCTGTATTATATTCATAGACGAGCTTGACGCTATAGCGAGAAAGAGGGTCTTTTCGGCTTTCGGCGGTACAGAAGAGACGAACTCCACGCAGAACCAGCTTCTGGCGGAGATGGACGGCCTTCAGGAGAGAGAGTTGAAGTCGGGCGAAATGGCCCCCGAGCAGAATATCATAGTTATAGGCGCGACGAACTCCCCCGAGGATAACCTCGACAGGGCGCTCCTGCGGCCCGGAAGATTCGACAGAAAGCTTTATATAGATCTCCCGACGCTGGACGACAGAGAAAAACTGTTTACGTATTATCTGGGCAAGATCCTGCACGATCCGGCGATAGATGTGGCGCGCCTTGCCAGAAAAGCTGTATATAAGTCGCCCGCGGATATAGAGAATATAATCAGGGAGGCCGCTCTTATCGCCACAAGAGAAAAACGCGACAGCATAACGCTCAATGATATATCCGAGGCCATGGAGAGGGTGGACCTGGGGCTGAAGCATAAATTGAATATAACGCCGAAGGAAAGAGAGAAGACCGCCTATCATGAGGCCGGGCATCTCGTCGTCCTTTATATACTGCATCCGACGGACGACGTCTTTAAAGCGTCGATCATACCCAGGCGCGGCACACTCGGTGTGGTTCATCACCAGCCGAGGGAGGAAGTATTCACTCATGATAAGAACAGGTTATTGGCCGACATAAAGGCTGATCTGGCAGGATACGTTGCCGAGAAGATGAAATTCGGCACCACTTCGAGCGGCGTTGCGATGGATTTTAAGCAGGCTATGGCGATCGCGCATAATATGGTCTGGAGATATGGGATGGCCGATAAGAGTTTTCTCGGCGACTACACGGTAATCCCTGAGTCCCAGATATCTGAAAAGGTTAAAGAAGAACTGAACGCGGAGACCAGTAAGCTATTCCAGCAATGCCTGAAAGACGTCGAAGACCTGCTTACCAAGGAGCGGGTGATCCTTGACAGGTTCGCTAAAGAGCTTCTGGACAAAGAAGAGCTCGATTACGACGAGATAGACGCGATCTTTAAGGAGTACGGCAAATTCGGTATGTTTAAGGGTGTATGAAATTCCGGTGGGCGGGATATTTTTTCGCGATCGCGGTCCTGATAGTCTCTATGGCAGGATGCGCTCCGACCTATCCCAAGGAGAAGCTTAAAGAGTCGATAATAAGGCTCTGCAAAAACGAATATAATATCGATGTCAAGGTGAGGACCTCCGGCAAGACGGTGGCCATATACATGCCGCTCGACGACCTTATGGATTTCACGTTCTCGCTTACGCCCTCGGCCACCGAAAAACTGAATGACGTTATAATGAGCGTCACGCGCGTAGTGCTTTCCACCGACGCTAATTATGATTTTTACTGCATAATAGCGCATGACGTGCGTGTCCCCGAGATCCAGGTCATAATAATCAAGTATGTGGACGACGTCAAGAGGGTCTTTCTCGGGGATATCTCAAGAGGCGAATTCGGGAAGAGGATGATCATAGATATGAGGCTCAATCCTCAGTCCCAGAAAGAGCGCTCGATAAAAGAGGTCTTCCAGAAGATGGGCCTCGATCCGAAGTGGCAGGATCAGGTGATGAACGACTTCTTCCGTTCCGAGCCGGCGGGTTTGGGCGACATAGGTTACTGGAACGGCCGGTTCTACATAAAAGACATAACATTGCCGGAATTTCTGGCGGAAGAGATCGTCGGCCGCGTTAAGATGGAATTCAGGGATGATAAGACCCTGGCAGCCGGCTTTACGCTTAAGGCGATAAAAGGGACTTATCACGCGCTTCCGGATAAGCCTTATTTCAAAATAGAATTTTTGGCCGCTCCGCGTGACCTCAAAGAGACTGAAGCCGCGCATATTTATGACGATTTTATCAAAGCGATTTTAAAAGTTATGCTAGAGGTGACGCATGGTTACACATTCAATGCTTTCGACCACATTGAGATCGTGAATCAGGCCGACGGAAGAGATTTAAAGATATCCAGGGATGCTCTGGAAAAATACAGGACCAGAAAGCTTAAATTCGAGGAGATGGTGAATTAAAAATGGCTGAAGAAAAGATGAAGATGGTCCCTACGAGGGACGGGTTCGGGCGGGGGCTATTGCAATTAGGCAAAGAGAACAAGGACGTCGTAGTGCTCTCGGCCGATCTCACGGAATCTACCAGGGCGGCATGGTTCCAGAAAGATTACCCCGAACGCTTCTTCGGCATGGGCGTCGCCGAGCAGGATATGTTCGGTACCGCCGCGGGGCTTGCCCTGATGGGCAAGATACCTTTTGCCTGCACGTTCGGCGTGTTCGCCTCAGGCAGGGCATGGGACCAGATAAGAGTGTCTATAGCCTATATGAATCTGGGCGTGAAGATCGTAGGAACTCATGCGGGAATATCGGTCGGCCCGGATGGCGCGACGCACCAGGCATTAGAAGAGATAGCGTTAATGAGGATACTTCCGAATATGACGGTAGTCGTGCCGTGCGACGCGCTCGAGGCCCAGAAAGCGACGGTCGAGGCGGCTAAGATAAAAGGACCGGTTTATTTGAGGTTTGGCAGGGCGCCAATACCGGTGATAACAAAAGAAGGGAATTCGTTTAAGATCGGCAAGGCCAATATACTTAAGGCGGGCAAGGATATAACGATATTCGCCTGCGGCCAGATGGTCTATGAGGCGATGCTTGCATGCAATGAGCTGGAGAAAGAAGGGATAAGCGCGCGCCTTGTGAACCTTCATACGCCGAAACCGATAGACAAAGACGCCATTATAAGCGCGGCATATGAGACGGGCGCGATAGTCACAGTGGAGGAGCATACGGTGCTCGGCGGATTGGGCTCGGCTATAGCCGAGGTCGTCATCCAGGCCTGTCCGGTGCCGATGAAGATGGTGGGCGTACAGGACAGGTTCGGCGTCTCGGGCGATCCCGGCGAGCTCTTCAAACATTTCGGACTGACACCAAATAACATAGTCCTCGCCGCTAAGGAAGCCCTAAGTATGAAGAAGTAGTATGAACTCCATCGAACTGACAGCGCCGGCTAAGGTAAATCTGGTCCTTAAAGTTTTAAATAAACGCAAGGATTCCTACCATAACCTCTTTACTCTCTTCGAACGCATATCGCTTGCCGACCGAATAAAGATATCCAGAATAGATAAAGGGATAATTGTCACATGCGATCGGCATGTTACCGATAGGCCTCAGGATAATATAGCTTATAAAGCGGCCGAGCTTATCTTGAAGACCGCTAAGGCAGATATGGGCGTTAAGATCCATATAAAGAAGAGAATTCCGATAGCCGCCGGCCTTGGAGGGGGCAGCTCTGACGCAGCCGCGGTGTTAACAGGCATTAATAAGCTCTTCAAGCTTAATATAAGTAAGGATAAATTGATACGATTAGGAGCAAAACTCGGCGCAGATGTGCCATTTTTTATGTTTGACGCGCCTTTTGCTATAGGCAGAGGCATAGGCGATAGGCTTGAAAAGTCCAATTTAAATACGAAATTATATCATATAATCATATATCCCGGTTTTAAGGTGGCCACTAAAGATATCTATCAGGCGCTCGATCTCTCGAGGCGCTTGACAAACAGCCACCGCGATGATAGAATTACACTCCCTAAGGATTGGGATGGCTTCGAAGGGTTGCTACGCAACGACTTAGAGACGATCGTAACGGCGAAAAGACCGGTTGTCGGCAAGGTTATAAGATGCTTGGCCTCTTCACTACTGGGCAGGAAAGCTATGGTTTCGGGAAGCGGGCCAAGCGTATTTTGTCTATGCAGGACCGGAAAGGAGGCGATAGAGGTTAAGAATAGGCTGTTAAATAGCGTGCCGGAGCGTTCAAGAAAGCGCTGGCAGGTATTCATCGCTTGGACCAGGATGTAAAGCAGAGGCAGATCTGATCACAAACTTGAGGAGTACGCAATGGAGATCACTGAAGTTAAAATTTTTATGAAAGAGGGGCAGGATAAGAAATTAAAGGCTTACGCGACGCTGACATTCGACAACATGTTTGTGGTAAGGAACGTCAAAGTCATAGAAGGCACCAAGGGATTGTTTGTCGCGATGCCGTCCAGAAAACTGAAAGAACCTTGCCCGAAATGTAATTTCAGGAATGTGGTAAGGTCAAAGCACTGCAATAATTGCGGCGCCGCCCTTCCGATGACCGAGCATAAGATGCCGGCCCCCGGAGCCGAGGGTATGCCGAGAGAGTCCGAGCATAAGGATATAGCGCACCCGATAACAGCGGAGTGCAGAGATTATATACAGAAGAAGGTTTTGGAGGCGTTCGACAAAGAGAAGAAGTCGCCTTCTGCCGCGCAATCACATTCGGCGCATGCTCAAGCTTCGCCGGCATCATCTGCTCCGCAATCTTCCGCCCCGGCAAAGCCGTCCGTAACGGTGGAAGACGAGGATATAGAACTGTAAAGGGCCATACATTATTGCCCGGTGGTGTAATGGTAGCACATCAGATTTTGGATCTGATTGTCTAGGTTCGAATCCTAGCTGGGCAGCCAGTAGTTAGACCGTAGTAACTGTGCTAGGATTCGAAGCGAGGCCGCGCCGAGCTGAGGAACCAGATAGAACAAACAAGGACAGTAAATTGAAAGATACAGTTGCGATAGTGCTCGCGGCAGGCCGCGGGACCAGGATGAAGTCGGAAACTCCGAAAGTCCTGCATAATATATTCGGTAAGCCGATAATCTCGTACGTGCTGGATTCACTCAAGAATGCGGGCATCACCCGTATTATTACAGTGGCCGGGTACGGCAGCGACGACTTACGTAAAACGATAGATACTAAGATCGTTATCCAGAAGAAGCTTCTCGGTTCCGGCGACGCTGTCCAGACAGCAAAAAAACTTCTGGGCAGCTACAGTGGTAATGTTATCGTTATTTGCGGCGATACGCCGCTGGTGACGAGTGAAACGATAAAGAAGCTCATCTCAAAGCATAGGGCCTCCGGCTCAAGCGCCACTCTGACTACGATAAGACTTAAGGATCCGGCAGAGTATGGCAGGATAGTCAGGGGCTCGTCCGGAGACATAGTGAAGATAGCCGAAGAGATAGGCGCCAGCGATTTCGAGAAAACCATAGACGAAGTGAATGTGGGGACTTACTGTTTCAAGGCAAAAGACTTATTCGGCGCGCTTAAACATATAAAGCCGGACCAGCGAAAAAAGGAATTATTTCTTACGGACACCATTGAAATATTGAACAAGGCAGGCAAGGTGGTAGAGTCCGTTACACTTACAGATGCCGATGAGATGATCGGCATAAATTCACGGAAAGATCTTGCGGAGGCGACCCGGTTCCTGAAGAACAAGATCATCGATGAAATGATGTTAAGCGGCGTAACTGTCGAAGACCCCCTTACTACTACGATATATCCGGACGCGAAGATAGGCCAGGATACTATAATACATCCCAATACATTTATCGGGCCCAATGTAAAGATCGGGAAGCGCTGCCACATAGGCCCATTCGCCAGGTTGACGGCTAATGTCAGAGTAGGCCAGGATGTCATGGTGGGAAATTTCGTTGAGCTTGTCAGGACGAAGATAGGCGACGGTTGCAGGGTGAAACATCACACGTACCTCGGAGACACCTCGCTTGGCAGGAAGGTGAACATAGGCGCCGGGACCATTACAGCAAATTACGACGGAAAGAATAAAAACAAGACGGTCGTAAAAGACAATGCGTTTATAGGTGTCAGTTCGGTATTGATAGCTCCTATAACGATAGGAAAGAACGCGACGGTCGGAGCGGGCTGCGTTGTCTTAAGAGGGCGCAATGTGCCTGACGGCAAGACGGTGGTAGGTGTCCCGGCGAAAATTTTAGAAAAGAGATCGGGGAAAGCAAGGAGGGAGTCAGATGAAAAACGGCTTATTAATATTCAGCGGTAACGCCAATAAGGACCTTGCGCTCAAGATCTGCAAATTTCTGAAGATCGAGCTGGGAGACGCGTCGGTGGATAAATTTTCCGACGGTGAAATACGCGTCAAGATCAATGAGAATGTGCGAGGCCATGATGTATTCGTGATCCAATCCACATCATGCCCTTCGAACGATAATCTGATGGAGCTATTGATAATGATCGACGCGCTGAAGAGGGCCTCCGCCCAGCGGATAACGGCGGTCCTGCCTTACTTCGGATACGCGCGGCAGGATAGAAAAGATCAGCCCAGGGTGCCGATAACCGCGAAGCTCGTCGCGAATGTCTTAACCGTCGCCGGAGCGGACAGGATACTCACGGTGGACTTGCACGCCGGACAGATCCAGGGATTTTTCGATATCCCGCTGGATCATCTGTACGCGTTCACCATATTTGCCGATTACATAAAGGAACTTGAGCTGGATAAAAATATGGTAATAGTCTCGCCGGATGTCGGCGGAATTAAGACCGCCAGGGCATATGCCAAGAAGATGCATTGCGATCTCGCGATAGTCGATAAAAGGCGCATCAACGATAAACAGGCGGAGGCAATGCATATCATGGGAGACGTTGCGGGCAAGAATGTTGTCATAATAGATGACATGGTCGCTACAGCTGGATCCCTCGTCGAAGCGGTGGCCGCCCTGAAGAAGGCGGGCGCTCTTGAAGTCTACGCCAGTATTACGCATCCGGTGCTCGCCGGTCCTGCGGTAGAGAGATTGAAAGATTCACAGATCAAAGAGCTTGTGGTAACAGATACCATACCGATTCCGAAGGAGAAGATGATCCCGCGGATAAAGGTCCTATCGGTTGCTTCCCTGCTGGGAGAAGCTATAATGAGGATCCATAATGAAAAATCCATCAGTGTGTTGTTCGATTAGATAAGGAGAATGCGGTAATATGGAAAAAGTGATAATAAAAGCCCATGTTCGAACAGAGACAGGTAAAAGAGTTGCGAAGGATCTGCGCGCCAAAGGATTGGTCCCGGCGAATGTTTACAGATCCGGCGAAGGCGCCACCAGTATTCAGGTCCCGATAGGCGAACTAGCTGAAGCTCTGCATACAAAAGCGGGCGAGAACGTGCTGATAACGCTCAAGGTATCGGGCGGTAAAAGCGCTATAAAAGACAAGACCGTTCTGATAAAAGAGATCCAGAGGGAACCGATAAGGGACGGGATCCTGCATGTCGATTTTAACGAGATATCGCTCACAGAGACCCTGAAGATCAATGTGCCGCTCTCCTCCAAAGGCGATCCGATCGGAGTCAAAGTAGATGGCGGAATACTCGAGCACATCATGTGGGAAATACAGGTGGAGTGTCTGCCTACAGATATACCGGAAAAGATAGAGGTCGATGTCTCCAATCTTAAGCTGGGAGAGTCGCTCCATGTGAAAGATATAGTGCCTCCGGAGGGCGTTAAGTTTTTGAACGACCCCGAGCTCATCACTATGATAGTGAAGGCGCCTAAGGTGGAAGTGCCGAAGGAAGAGGTGCCGGCAGAAGGCGCTGAGGAGCCCGAACTCATAAGGAAGAAGAAGGAAGAGGAAGAGGCCGAAGGCGCGCCTGGCGCAGCTCCAGCGGAAGCTCCTAAGGAAGCTCCAAAAGAGGCCAAGAAAGAATAACGGCAAAAGATGAAATTCATAATCGGCCTCGGCAATCCCGGAGCGGAGTACAAAGGGACAAAGCATAATATAGGCTTCGCCGTTGTAGAAAAACTGGCCAAGGATAATAAGATAAAGATAAAAGAGAAGCTTCATTTCTCTCTTATTGGCCGCGGCAAGATCGAAGGCGAGGATGTGGTGCTTGCGCTTCCGCAGACTTTTATGAATCTTTCCGGTAACGCGGTCGGCGAGATTATGACGCGCTACAAGAGCAATGTCGAGGATATGCTGGTAGTATGCGACGATATCAACCTCGAGCTTGGAAAGATCAGGCTTAAGAAGCAAGGCTCATCGGGCGGCCATAAGGGCCTGGGGTCCATAACGCATGTTCTCAAGAGGGATGATTTCGCCCGTCTTAAGGTCGGCATAGCCACAGAAGTGCATAAGGGCGATATCACCAGATATGTGCTGAGCCCGTTTAAAAGAAGGCTCCTGCGTAATGTCACCCACGTTATAAGGCTGGCCGAGGAGGCAGTATCATCGATGCTCACAGACGGTATCGATATGGCTATGAACAAGTACAATAGGAGAAAAGTGGGCACCTCCTAAATGGTTGATTTATTGTATATATTATGGTAACCTAAATTGAAAATTACCGAAGGATCGAAAGGAAAGATAAGAGAATGAACAATTATGAGGGAATATTCATACTAAAGCCGGATATTAAGGAAGACGACCTGAAGGCCGCATATAAGGTTATCGGCGATTTAGTGGTCAAAAATGGCGGAAATGTGAAGAAGGAAGACACATGGGGCAAGAGGCCTCTTTCCTACCCGATCAATAAATTCAAAGAAGCGTATTATTATAAGCTCGATTTCGAGGCGCCGTCCGATGCCGTGGCCAAGCTCGAAGGCGCGTGCAAGATGAACGCTGAAATATTGAGGCTGATGGTGACAAGGAGATAAATGGCAAGCCTTAACAAAGTATTATTAATAGGAAACCTCACCAGGGACCCGGAACTCCGGTATATCCCGAGCGGATCAGCCGTCGCCACTTTCACGCTGGGCGTAAACCGTTTCTATACCACACAGACCGGAGAGAAGAAGGAACAGTCCTCGTTTATACGCATCGTAGTCTGGGGGCGCAGGGCGGAGGTCTGCGGGGAGTACCTCTCGAAGGGCAGCCCGGTATTCGTAGAGGGGCGATTGCAGTCAAGAGACTGGCAGACTCAGGACGGCCAGAAGCGCAATACGGTCGAGGTGATAGCCGATAATATACAGTTTTTAAGAGCGGGCGCTAAACAGGGCGCGCCCGCATCCGCAGGTAAACAGACCGCCCCGGTCCCGGAAGAGATGGGTACAATAGACCTGAATGATGAGGGCGCCATGCCGCAGTCCGAGCCCGGCAAGGCCCCGAGCGGCGCGGACGAAGAAGCGCCATTCTGATAAAGTATACACTAAAGCGATAAAGAAGGCCGATATCAGAGATATCGGCACTTAGCCTGCAATAAGGCTGAATAAACTAGGAGAAACGATGTTTAAACCGTTTAATAAACCGGAAAGAAAGAAGCCTCTCAAAAAAGATGGCCTGAAGAAGAAAGTTTATAAGAAGAGGCCTTGCAGGTTCTGCGGCGACAAAGTAAAGAACATAGATTATCTCGAATATCAGAAGTTCCAGAGGTTCCTGACGGAGAGAGGCAAGATAGTGCCGTCCAGGATATCCGGAAGCTGCGCAAGGCACCAGAGACAGCTTGCCAAGGCCATTAAGAAAGCCCGCGAGCTGGCGTTATTGCCGTTTGTGGCGGATTAAGCCTATGAAGCTCATACTGACACAGGACGTAGATAAACTCGGGCATGCGGGAGATGTCGTTAATGTGAAAGAGGGGTATGCCAGAAATTTCCTTCTTCCTAATAATAAAGCAAAAGCCGCCACGCCCGGAAATATGAAGCTGTTAGAGGCGCGCAAGAAGAAAGAGGACCTGGAGAATGAGCGGAAAGTTGAGGCCGCCAGGGCAGTTGCCAATAGGCTCTCAAATCTCTCCCTCACCATATCTATGGAAGCCGGAGAAGAGGACAAGCTTTTCGGTTCCGTGACCGGAGATATGATTTCAGACAGATTGAAGGACGAAGGGGTAGAGATAGATAAAAAAGATATCCTGATCGAAGAGCCGATAAAGAAACTGGGCGTATATCAGGTAACTGCCAAGGTCCATCCGCTGGTAAAAGCGGCTTTAAGGGTGTGGATAGTAAAAAAGTAAGGTAAGATGCCTAACCAAGATATTATTGAAAAGATACCGCCTCAGAGCATAGACGCGGAGATGGCTGTGCTGGGCGCGATGCTCCTTGATAAAGAAGTGATCCCGCAGGCTATAGAGATGTTGAACGCGGGTTGTTTCTATAAGGATGCTAACCGCAGGATATACGCCGCTATAATAAAACTCTTCGACGATAACAGGGGCGTCGATCTTATAACAGTTATAGAAGAACTGAAGAAGACAAATTCGCTCGAAGACGCGGGCGGTCCCGATTATGTATCCAGCCTGGCATCGAGTGTCCCCACTGCGGCAAATTTCATACATTACGCAAAGATCGTAAAAGAGAAAATGATCCTGCGCAACCTTATCAATACGGCTACGCAGATAGTCGGCGAATGTTACGATACCTCCAAGGACGTGGATTCTCTCGTCGATAAGGCCGAGCAGCTGATCTTCGAAGTCTCATCCAACAAAGTTGAGAAGAAGTTCATACCCTTAAGGGATATCATTAAGAGTTCCATCGAGACCATAGACAGTTTATACCAGCGCAAACAGAACGTAACGGGCATATCGACCGGGTTCAGGGATCTCGATATAAAGACGGCAGGGTTGCAGCCGTCGGATCTTATAGTGCTGGCGGCGCGTCCCTCCATGGGCAAGAGCGCGCTGGCGCTATGCATAGCCGAGCATGCCGCGGTAGTGGAGCGCGCGCCGGTCGCCTTCTTCAGCCTGGAAATGTCGAAGGAGCAGCTCGTCCAGAGAATGCTCTGTTCGCATGCCAGGGTAGACGCCCATAAGGTCAGGACAGGTTTTCTCTCTCAGGCGGATTGGCCGAAGCTGGTGAGCGCGGCCGGAAAATTATCCGAGGCGCCTATCTACATAGACGATACGCCGGGCATATCCGTCCTGGAGCTGCGCGCCAAAGCAAGGCGGCTGAAGTCCCAGTTCGATGTAAAACTTATAGTCCTGGATTATCTCCAGCTTATGCAGGGCCATACCAGAGCCGATAACAGGCAGCAGGAGATATCCGAAATATCCAGGTCGCTTAAGGCGCTGGCAAGAGAGCTGGACACCCCATTGATAGCGATAAGCCAGCTTTCGCGCGCCGTAGAGCAGCGTCAGGATCACAGGCCGCAGCTTTCCGACCTTAGGGAATCAGGCGCGATAGAGCAGGACGCGGATCTCGTAATACTTCTTTTGAGGGAATGGTATTATAATCCCACAGAAGAGAATAAAGGCATAGCGGAGATCATTATAGCGAAGCAGAGAAACGGTCCAACGGGAAACTTCAACCTTACATTCCTGGGTGAGTACATGAGATTCGAAAATATGACGTCAAGAGGCGAAGAGTTTATCGAAGCGGAAATGGAGAGGGTATGAAATCAAACGGGTTAGCTTGCGCGTCGGTCATCTTCGCTCTCTTATTTTCTATGGTTTCAGGACCTGCCCACGCTCAATCTACGGAAGGCAAGACCATAGCCGCGGTTAAGGTAGAGAATAATAAAGCGATAAGCAGCGAGATCATACTCTCCAAGATAAAGACCAGGGCTGGAGATGCGTTTA
This window of the Candidatus Omnitrophota bacterium genome carries:
- the rpsF gene encoding 30S ribosomal protein S6, with product MNNYEGIFILKPDIKEDDLKAAYKVIGDLVVKNGGNVKKEDTWGKRPLSYPINKFKEAYYYKLDFEAPSDAVAKLEGACKMNAEILRLMVTRR
- the rplI gene encoding 50S ribosomal protein L9: MKLILTQDVDKLGHAGDVVNVKEGYARNFLLPNNKAKAATPGNMKLLEARKKKEDLENERKVEAARAVANRLSNLSLTISMEAGEEDKLFGSVTGDMISDRLKDEGVEIDKKDILIEEPIKKLGVYQVTAKVHPLVKAALRVWIVKK
- the dnaB gene encoding replicative DNA helicase — encoded protein: MPNQDIIEKIPPQSIDAEMAVLGAMLLDKEVIPQAIEMLNAGCFYKDANRRIYAAIIKLFDDNRGVDLITVIEELKKTNSLEDAGGPDYVSSLASSVPTAANFIHYAKIVKEKMILRNLINTATQIVGECYDTSKDVDSLVDKAEQLIFEVSSNKVEKKFIPLRDIIKSSIETIDSLYQRKQNVTGISTGFRDLDIKTAGLQPSDLIVLAARPSMGKSALALCIAEHAAVVERAPVAFFSLEMSKEQLVQRMLCSHARVDAHKVRTGFLSQADWPKLVSAAGKLSEAPIYIDDTPGISVLELRAKARRLKSQFDVKLIVLDYLQLMQGHTRADNRQQEISEISRSLKALARELDTPLIAISQLSRAVEQRQDHRPQLSDLRESGAIEQDADLVILLLREWYYNPTEENKGIAEIIIAKQRNGPTGNFNLTFLGEYMRFENMTSRGEEFIEAEMERV
- the rpsR gene encoding 30S ribosomal protein S18 translates to MFKPFNKPERKKPLKKDGLKKKVYKKRPCRFCGDKVKNIDYLEYQKFQRFLTERGKIVPSRISGSCARHQRQLAKAIKKARELALLPFVAD
- a CDS encoding single-stranded DNA-binding protein, which translates into the protein MASLNKVLLIGNLTRDPELRYIPSGSAVATFTLGVNRFYTTQTGEKKEQSSFIRIVVWGRRAEVCGEYLSKGSPVFVEGRLQSRDWQTQDGQKRNTVEVIADNIQFLRAGAKQGAPASAGKQTAPVPEEMGTIDLNDEGAMPQSEPGKAPSGADEEAPF